The Echinimonas agarilytica genomic sequence CAAACAACACCAGTCGATCACCGTCAAACTCAGCTTGTAATGGACGGATCCAAGTACTGAACTGAGACGCGGGTAACTCATGCTTGAGTGCTTCTTGACAGGTTTGCCACAGTGACGAGCTCAACACCAACTCCTAAACATTTACGTCTTCCAATGAACTTTAAAACCGCTCGGCATCAGGGAATCATGACGACCATGACTCAACCAATGAAATGGAGGGGTGATTTTATTTTTGCAGGGCACATATTATGCGCGATCCCCAGCCCCCTTTCCAGATCGAACTCGATCATTTACCAAATATTTATCAACAAGCCTAAATATATGTTTTTATTTAGCTAAATGAAGATATCAACAACTTACACTGATATTGCGAACAATTTATGAACAAGGATCTCACAGCGATCATTTTTAACCCGAACATAAAATATCCTGTTTTCAGGATTGACTATATAGAAGGACTCGCATAAAATTCGCCCTCATTTTTAAAGGCTGCTTGAAGCCTGTTTGCTTTATAGCGGTCTCGTAACGCTATATAAGTTCACTTATATATAGTTAGGTAGATGTCATGAAAAGAACATTTCAACCAAGCGTTATCAAACGCAAACGCTCACACGGATTCCGTGCTCGTATGGCAACCAAAAACGGTCGTCAATTGCTAGCACGTCGTCGTTCAAAAGGCCGTGCAAGCCTGAGCGCATAATACTCTTTGAGAGTTATGAAATCGCACGAATATGGGCGGGAGTTAAGGCTATTAACTCCCGCCCATTTTAATTGCGTCTTTCAGGGTAAGCCCATTCGGGTTGCTTCGCCCTATATCACCCTGCTCGCTATTCCTAATCAGTATCCTCATCCTCGTCTTGGATTTGCCGTTTCTAAAAAGGCAGCCAAACTTGCAGTTGACCGCAACAAGGTCAAACGAGTCATGCGCGATAGCTTTCGATTACGTCAACATAATCTACCTTCAGTAGATATTGTGGTGATCGGAAAGGGCGGAGTTGGTAAACTCGATAAATCTGAGCTTCATAAATTGACAGAGCAGTTATGGCACCGCTTAGCCAAAACTTATCGAAAGTCGCAATAGCGCCTATCAAATGCTACCAAAAGCTGATTAGTCCGCTTTTGGGGCCTTGTTGTCGATTTTATCCAAGCTGTTCTCACTATGCGATTGAAGCCATAAATATTCATGGCGTAGGCAAAGGGAGTTGGCTCGCAGCGAAGCGCATATTAAGATGTCATCCTTTTAATCCTGGCGGCAACGACCCGGTACCAGATAAACCTCCAAAGAAACCTTAAAATATTATGGAATCACAACGTATCTTTATTCTTGTGGGACTCATGCTGGTCAGCGTATTGCTGTATCAGGAATGGCAGTCTATGTATGGCCCACAACCGATCACACCTGCAACCTCACAAACATCAGATGCAATGCAGCAACCGCATTCTGACGATGTGCCTGCAGCCGCCGCTTTAAATTCTACGGATATGCCAATCGTTGATTCAAAAGCAAGTGCGTCTCTCATTACAATGGAGAACGACGTATTACGCTTGAAAATCGATCCAAAAGGCGGTGATGTTGTCTCTGCTGAATTATTGAAATTTCCAATAGAACAAGATGGCGAAGAGCCCGTTTCTATTCTTCACCGCAACAGTCACTTTGAATATATTGCTCAGAGTGGTTTGATTGGCAATGACGGCCCAGATGCATCGCCATCCGGCCGACCAAACTATTCATCGTCTCAGTCTCACTATGAGATGAGTGGTGACAGCGTCGTGGCTAATCTTACATTTGAAGCCAATGGCATGACGGTTATCAAACGCTTTATTCTGAACAAAGACAGCTATGTTGTTCAGCAAGACTTCGAGATTATTAACAACTCAGGTCAAAACGCGCTGGTGCAGCCTTACATGCAGCTTAAACAAACGATGGCTGGCGAATCCGGCAGTATGATGATGCCTACTTATCGTGGTCCTGCTTACTCCACATCGGATGAGCGCTACAGTAAATACACCTTTGACGACCTCACCGATAAAGCGTTAAACAAGCGCACAGACGGTGGCTGGGTTGGCATGCTACAACACTATTTTGTGTCAGCATGGGTCCCTACAGCCACCAGCGACAACTTGCTGTACACCAATCAAATTCGCGGCAGCGGCATTATAGGTGCTAAAGGCGAACAAGTGGTGATACCTGCAGGCCAAACCACGGTAATTTCATCATCTTTGTTTGTCGGCCCTAAAGACCAAGAACGTCTTTCTGCTCTGTCTCCAACACTCAATTTGACCGTAGATTACGGCTTCTTGTGGTGGTTGGCACAACCACTTCACTGGTTACTCACCGTCATTCAGGGCTTTGTTGTGAACTGGGGTCTGGCGATTATTGTTGTGACCATCGTAATCAAAACTTTCCTGTACCCGTTGACCAAAAAGCAATATGAGTCGATGGGCCGCATGCGCGTATTGCAACCTAAAGTGAAAGCGTTGCAAGAGCGTTACGGTGAAGACAAGCAAAAAATGCAGCAAGCCATGATGGAACTGTACAAAAAAGAAAAAGTAAACCCACTAGGCGGTTGCTTACCTTTGTTGTTACAAATGCCTATCTTCATTGCGCTGTATTGGGTGTTGCTCGAGAGTGTTGAATTGCGCCATGCTGGCTTTATGTTGTGGATCACCGACTTGTCGGTACAGGACCCATATTACGTATTACCGCTGCTGATGGGTGCGTCTATGTTCCTAATGCAGAAGCTATCGCCAACAACCGTTGCCGATCCAATGCAACAAAAAGTGATGATGTTCATGCCTGTACTGATGACATTCTTATTCATCACTTTCCCTGCGGGCTTAGTGTTGTACTGGGTGGTTTCAAACTTAATCACCATTGCACAACAAACAATGATCAATAGAGCGCTCGAGAAAAAGCAAGCCGCTTAAGCGCCAACCTCAAACTTTTCAAAGCCACTCATCCGAGTGGCTTTTTTATTGGCACAAATAGCAGAAAAATCAGCTACTCTTAGCCACAATACCAACTGTATTAATGACAACAGGGATCGCTCATGTCAGATAGCAACGAAAAAATCGCTATTTATATCGAATCTGCGCTTCGTATAGGGATTATTGCATTACTCCTCATTTGGAGTTTTACCATCATTAAACCCTTTATTAGCCTTATTGTGTGGGGGGCCATTATTGCTGTTGCTGTATATCCCCTTTTCATTAAGTTCAAAGCCAAGCTCAATGGAAACAACAAGTTATCCTCTATTCTTTTTACCATAATTGCATTAGCAGTGCTCATTACGCCTTCATTTATGCTGGCAAATTCAGCCGTTGATGCCGCTAAAAACATTAATGAGCAAGCTGACAAAGGCACACTGGTCATTCCTCCACCTGAAGACAATGTTAAAGAGTGGCCTGTCATTGGTGAGCAGGTTTATGTTATTTGGAAAGATGCATCGATTAACCTCGAAAGCGCGTTAGTTCGGCATAAAGACGTCATTGAACCCATCAAACAAAAAATGATTGATACAGCCACAGGCGCAGGCGTCAGCATACTCATGTTCCTTGTTTCAATTATTATTTCAGGCGTATTTCTAGCCAATGCCAAAGCGTGCACACAATCAGTAGACCGGCTCTGCAAGCGCTTAGTGGGCGACGGCGGAGCTGAGTTTGCGCAACTCTCCGGTAAAATTGTCATGAGTGTCACGCAAGGGGTACTCGGAGTGGCATTTATACAAGCCGTGTGTGCAGGGCTCGTGATGATGATCGCAGGTATTCCAGCAGCGGGCTTGTGGGCCATTGTTGTGCTGATCTTAAGCACCATTCAACTCGGTCCAGGATTAGTGGTCATTGGCACAGTCGCTTGGGCATTCAACAACATGGACACAGTGCCAGCGGTTATCTATACCATTGCGATTGTGATTGTTGGTCTAATGGACAACGTACTGAAACCCATGCTGATGGGACGCGGTGTTAAAGTCCCAATGCTGGTGATATTTTTAGGGGCTATTGGTGGTTTCATGTCTACGGGTATTGTAGGGCTTTTCGTGGGTGCCGTTATACTAGTCATTACTTATGAGCTCTTTACCTTATGGCTGAACAAGCACCAACTGTCAGACGATGAAGAAAGCATTCAAGAATAATAAGAGATTAAGTACCCATCTATGAGCGAGATAAAAACCGAAGAGGTGCCTGAGAAGGCACCTCAAGAAGATAAAAAAAAGCCCGAAGCACTACTTCGAATTAGTAAGTTCTTACTCGGCTTATGTATCTTTTTCTTTTTGCTGTATCTGATCATGGATCGCCACGCACCAAGCACTGATTTAGCGCGGGTGAAGCTCTATATCACGCCTATCACACCGGAAGTCTCGGGTCATGTTACCCAGATTCATGTTGACGTGAATCAGCTGATACAACCCGGCGAGACCATTTTTTCTATTGATCAAACCGACTACCTGGTCGCCGTTGCTAAGGCACAAGAAAACCTGCGTCTTGCAGGCACAACCGTGGGCGCACAAACGGCTGATATTGGAGTGGCACAAAGCCGCGTTGCGGATGCAAAAACTCAACTTGAAACCACCCGAATTCAAGCCAATCGTATCTTCAATATGGCCGGTAAAGGCGTCGTATCACAGGCCGATGCCGATGACGCTCGGGCCAAGCTCGATGCCGCAGAGGCCCGCGTGATTACATCCGAAGCAGACTTAGTGAAAGCACAGCAAACACTAGGCGCTCAGGGCATGGACAACTCCCAAATCAAAGCCGCTATGCTTGAACTAGAAAACGCAGAGCTGGATTTGGCACGCACTCAAATCACAGCACCTTCGTTGGGCACACTGGCAAACCTCACCATTGAAGCCGGCTATTACGCCCAAGCGGGTAAACCCCTAACCAGCTACCTAAACGTAGAAAACGTTTGGGTTGAAGCCTACATGCGTGAAAATAACCTAGAGCACATTGCCGTAGGTGACCGCGTAGCAATGGTATTGGATAACGCTCCGGGTCGGGTATTTACCGGCACCGTCTCTAAGTCTTATTGGGCCGTGGATTTTGGCGATCCAACCGACCCCTCCCAATTGGCAAAATCACAAAACAAGAAAGGTTGGATGCGAGACGCACAACGATTTCCTATCAATATCACCTTTGATGATCCGGAAATCAGTCGAGGATTAAAACGTCATGGTGGCCAAGTAGATGTGATTGTCTTTACCGACGATAACTTCATCATCAACTCACTCGGTCATATTTGGATTCGTATCGTTTCAATCCTGTCGTACGCACGATGACTCAAGAAGAACTACTCAAAGCCCGAACGTTTCGATTTACGTTTGGGCTTGTGGCGTCCACTTTCGTTGGCTTAACAGTCGACTTTGCCTTGGGCCACCTGATCTTTGTGCTAGTTGCCAAGTTTTTAACCATACCCGCAGCACCAAGCACTAAAGGTACTTTTGTGCTGTTTCTGTGCTTAGTGGTGATGCCTGCCATCTTCAACCAGTTCGTATCGGCATTTGGGTTTCAACCCGGAGTCATGATCCCCCTACTCTGCTTGCTGCTATTTTGGTTTTACTACCTAGGCACAGAGCCTAAATTTATCCTCATTGCCACATTCGGCATTATCTTTTTAGTGCTCATTAGTTTTATGGGTGTACTCAACGGCGTGGTCGTGTCTGAAATCACCACAGCCCTCATGAAATCGTCATCGATCGCCATTGCTATTTACCTTGTCAGTCACGCATTGTTTCCTGAGCCGCACACTGAGCGAAATTTGCCCACCAGTCCTTATTCGTCCTTTGTGAGAGTATTAATTGCCGCCAAAAGCGTGATCGTGCTGTTGCCGATTTTGCTCTATTTCTTGTTTACCATGCCCACCAACATTATTTCGGTGTTGATATTCTCGGCTCTATTTCTCATGCAAGTGTCTGTTGCGGAGCAAATTCATGCACTCAAGCTGTTCCTGATCATTAATATTTTGTCGGCCATTTTGGCCGTAGCGACCTTCGAACTATTTACCATGATTCCAAGCTTGGTTTACTGCCTGTTGTTTATGGCCACCATTGGTATCTATTTTGGCCGCGAAATATTTTCAGGGAGCAAGGTCGGTAAGCTGTATGCAGGAGCCATCACCGGATACTTAGTACTATTTGGTGGTTTAGCCACGGGTACCAGTGACGATATTGGCGCCAAATCAACAGACCGCCTGATGCAAATCATTATGACGTGCGCGTACATTGCCACCGTTGCGCATGTCATCGAAATTTGGCTGTTCAAACGCTGGAAGGTCAAATTCAAAGACCAAATTGAAGCAGGCTAAATCTGGACTTATTAACCGCCAGTGGCATTGGTATACTATTCAACCATTGAGAGTTCACAGAGTTTATTCATGCTCAACCAAGATACGATTGTTGCCCAAGCCACCCCTCCAGGACGCGGAGGTGTGGGGATTATTCGGGTTTCTGGTTTAGAGGCAAAAACAGTTGCCCAGCACATACTCGGCAAAACACCCAAACCTAGGTACGCCGATTACCTGCCATTTAAAGCCAATCAAGAAATCATCGATCAGGGCATCGCACTGTACTTTGTGGCTCCCAATTCATTTACCGGTGAAGATGTTTTAGAGCTACAAGGCCACGGCGGCCCAATCGTCATGGACATGCTGCTACGTGAAATTTGCACCCTACCCAACGTTCGCATGGCCAAACCCGGCGAGTTTAGTGAGCGAGCATTTCTAAACGACAAGCTCGATTTAGCGCAAGCAGAAGCCATTGCCGACTTAATTGATGCCAACTCAGAGCAAGCCGCTCGATGTGCCCTCAATTCGCTTCAGGGCGCATTCTCAACCGAAATTAATCAACTCGTTGAACAAGTAATTTATTTGCGCTTGTACGTAGAAGCCTCTATTGATTTTCCAGATGAAGAAGGCGTTGACTTCATTACCGAAGGCGACGTTGAAGGCAAACTCACCGCGATCATGATCCAGCTAGAAAAAGTTCAGCAAGAAGCTAAACAGGGCAGTTTGCTTCGCGAAGGCATGAAAGTCGTATTAGCGGGTCGCCCCAATGCAGGCAAATCAAGCTTACTCAACGCACTCGCAGGCCGCGAATCGGCAATTGTGACCGAAATTGCAGGCACCACACGTGATGTATTACGCGAACACATTCACATTGATGGCATGCCACTGCACATCATCGACACCGCTGGCTTAAGAGACACCGACGACACCGTTGAAAAAATAGGCATCGAGCGCGCTTGGCATGAAATCGACAATGCCGATCTCGTATTGTTCCTCATCGACAGCACCGAGACAACAGCCGTAGACCCGCACGATATCTGGCCCGAATTCATCGATCGCCTGCCGTCTAGTATGAAGATTACCGTGATCCGCAATAAAGCAGATTTGTCGGGCGAGCCCATCATTTCTAGCGCCGAAGGTCAGTCGCACGTCATTTCGTTATCGGCAAAATCAGGTACTGGCGTTGAGCAATTGCGCGCTCATTTAAAAACCAGCATGGGCTATCAAAGTGCCGTAGAAGGAAAGTTCATGGCGCGCAGACGCCACCTCGATGCGTTAGATCAAGCCCACGCTCACCTCAGCCAAGGCCTCGCTCAACTCAAAGGCTTTCATGCCGGAGAATTACTAGCCGAAGATCTGCGCCAATGCCAACAATCTTTGAACGAGATCACCGGCGAATTCACCTCAGACGACTTACTCGGCCGCATTTTCGGAAGTTTCTGTATCGGGAAGTGATGAACGTAAAAAGCTGTGGAGGGGGCTGTCGTATTAAATGCTGCTGCGAACCGTCATGCCGTCTCTATTTATTTGTTCACTGTTTCTTTGACGTAGAAAATGTTTTTCTAAATACTTCTCAGGTAGCCTTCACAACAGAGCCTACCAACTTTAGAAAAGCACGTTATGCAGTTTATCGAACTCAAGCACAAACAACGTAAGTTGCGGTCTGGCTTCAATGAAAACCTGAGTTTGCGAGTGCATAGGGCGCTGAGTTGGTTCGACAAAGCCGAACAAAGTAGTGATGACAGCGACGCACAATTCATTTTTCTGTGGATTGCCTTCAACGCAGCATATGCCAATGATATTGCCCCCCACCACAAAAGCTCTGAGTTGAATACCACGTCGCAGTTTATTGCGCGGCTGTGTGAGCTTGACAGTGCAGGCAGGCTAAACCAACTGGTTTGGAGTCAATTCACCGGGCCTATTCGTGTATTGCTAGACAACCCCTATGTTTTTCAACCATTCTGGGACCACCAAAATGGTCAACCGGCAAGTCGCCACTGGGAAGAAGTGTTTTGTGCCGCGAAAGCCGCTGCTAATGCAGCTATGGGGCGGCAAGATACGGCGCAGATTATTGGTATTGTGCTGGCTCGTCTTTATACCCTCAGAAACCAGTTGATGCATGGCGGCGCCACTTGGAATAGCAGCGTCAATCGCCATCAGATCCGCGATTGCGTTTGTATTCTCAATGAGCTGGTGCCACTGGTCATTGATATCATGATGGATCACGGCGACCAAATCTGGGGAGACCCCTATTACCCGGTCATCAAAGACTAAACCATCTATTCGAATTAAATTTTTTCAGTTGAGAGAAGTATGAAAGAAACGATTCAGGCGTTATTAACGCAACTTAATCATGGCTTGGTTGGGCGCGAAGAAACCTTACGAGCAACACTGCTGACACTCCTTGCAGGTGAAAACATTGTGTTGATAGGCCCTCCAGGCACAGGAAAAAGTCTGATTGCGAGAAAGATCGCTCAGAGTCTTGGGCAAGCAGACACAGAAGCGGGTTATTTTGAATATCTGCTCACCAAGTTTTCCACGCCTGAGGAAATTTTTGGCCCGCTTTCTATTTCAGATCTCAAAGAAAACCGTTTCAAGCGCAATACACAAGGCTATTTGCCTTCTGTGCGAGTGGCATTTTTAGACGAGGTGTTTAAAGCAAGTTCGTCGATTCTCAATGCACTGCTGACCATTCTCAATGAGCGTATCTTTCATAATGGGGCTGTTGCTGAACAAGTGCCATTGCGAGGACTTATTGCGGCGTCGAACGAGCTGCCTACCGATCAGGAAGAGCTAAGTGCTCTGTACGACCGTTTTTTGGTGCGCAGCTTTGTCGATTACATCCATCAAGATCAGCTGGGTGAGTTACTCAACCTCAGCGCTCAAAACAACTCGATAACCGCATTTGATCTTCAGACACTGCAGCAAATACACACGCTTGCGGAACAGGTTACAATGCCCTCGGGCGTTCAACAGGCGCTGCTGAATATATGGGCCGCACACGCAGAAGCATTTAAAGAGGACCGCAGCGAACAATTGTCTGATCGGCGTTTCACCAAAATTGCTCACCTCCTGCGAGTTTCAGCGGCGACCAACGGACGGCCTAAGGTCGATCTATCCGACCTATTACTGCTCAAAGATTGTTTGTGGAACCGCCATGAAAATGCCGCCACAGTCAAAGAGCTTGTACTCACTGAACTGCGAGCATTCAGTTGGCCGGTGGAGTTAGATGAAGCCGAGAGCGAAGTCATTCCGCAAGAACAGAATTGCATTTCAGAGCTGCACGCCAAGATCAAAGGGCTGCGCGGAATCGGAACACATGAAGACCCATTTCTCATCGCCAACCACAATGATTTGGGGATTATGCATCGCTCAGATGTTGGACAAGGCGGTCATCATTTCCGCCAAACAGAACATATTGATTTGTCTGACCACAGCCACTGGACCGATATCGCCTTTAAAGGACATTACGATGGCGGTGGATTTAGTATCACCTACAAAAAAGAAGACAATCTGTGGCGCGAGCTATTTAGCATTGTCGATCAGGGGTCAACCGTAACGGACCTAGTGCTGTGTGATTTACGGCTAGCCAATAAGCTGGTGCAAGGTCGTATTGAGCGTTGTACCACAGATATAGCGCCATTAGTTTGCTCAGCTACGGCAAGTGTTATTCAAAACTGCTGCATTAACATGACGCAAGCTTGGTTCCAGTTCGCAAACGGCTGGGCTGGCCATTCGTACTTTAGCCCCAATAGCTATGAGCGAATTGTCGCAGGCGTATGTTTGGAGCTGAACAAGCAAAGCCAAGTTCTTAATTGTTTTGTTGCGGGCCAGGTCAAACCCCAGTCCAACAGCTCCTTTGTGGGGATTGCCGCGAGCAGTAACGCCAGCGGCATCCATCGATGTGCCGTGGGTGTGATGGAGGTCCACTCCATGAGAAATCGTATCTGTAGTTCAGACAGCCAAGAATTTAATCGTCAGCCAAAATCATCTCAAGATTCCAATCCCGAGCTCAAACACAACACCTTAAATGTATCAATTGACAGCAATTCAGGCACTGACGATCCCAATGGACCCGATGGCAAAACCATTGCCGCAGCTCAGTTTAACCAAAGCTATCTCGAATACACCTTGGAGTGGGACTTTGACACTATATGGCAATGGAATGAGGACACCGATCAACCCGTACTTCGCTCGCCCCAAAGTACTTTTGCAGGTGGCATCAGCAGTGGCGAGCACATCGACTTGTTGAGTCAGCAAGTACGCAACAATATTTGGCTGTAATTCGACATGTTTGGTTTAATTGCTCCAGCACTCGGTCCACTTGCGGCAGCAGCTTACGCGGCTTTACCTGTTGGCTTTAAAGCTCTGAAATACTTTGTTGATGATACTTTCCGCGACAAAGTGGTGCCGGTACCCGGCAGTGTGGTTTATTGCGACTTATGGGTTGCCGTCGAACATTCGGGGATTTACGTCGATGACGGGCAGATGTCGAATATTGTAGTGGAAGGCTTCGCCGATGGTGCCGTGAGGCTTTGCAATGCCGCTAGCTTCACCTCAAAAAGCACCATGGGTCGCAAGATTTATGTCTCTTGCGACGACGACGGTGCGGTAGGACACCCAACTGTGGCGGAAGCATCTCATGCGTGCGTTGGCGAGCGTTCTTTCTACGGGCTGGTGTTCAACAACTGCCACGAATTTTCTGAAAAGTGCGTTCGCACCATTGCTGATACTCAGGTCAATACATCGCTCCTCGAGCGCATCATGCCGCTTCCATCAGACGAATCGTGGGAGCCTACATTAAAGTCACTCAAAAATAGCGCCAAACAAAAGTTAGGAGCCAACAAATGGCGGCTTTGGGACTGGCAGCAGGAACAGTCTGAGCCAATAACGCCCGAGCCAGATTGGCAAGCACACACCCAAGCGTATGAACAATTGCCATTGAATGAGCAAAGCATCGAATTCATTCGCTCAGAATTGGCAGATTTGCAGGCGTATCAGCAAGAAATATGCGATGAGGCGATCCCTAATGAGATTCATCAAAAGCTGCATGCTCTGGATCATCTTCTGACGGATATTTCCAAAGTTTATCATGAGCTCAGCGGTGTGATTTCATTGCTTCCCAGTGCTAACTTTACCTATGCGCAGCTTAAGCCCTGCCAATCTGATTTACGCTCTTTGGCCGAACACCTGCAAAGTAATGATGCCATTCAATCACTCGTGAAAAAAATGGGTCGCTTTTATATCAGTGAGGGAAAAAAGCGTCACAGTCGTGTGCCCAAAGCCAGCAAGAATGAGGTACACGGGACGCATCTAAGCGACGATCTGATGCGCATGCTGCCCAGCGAATTAGTCCACTTGGAAGATGAAACACTTGAAACGCTGTTTTATTCACGCCTAATAGAAAAGAACCTACTGACTTATCAACTCGCAGGTTCAGACATTAACACCACCGATGAAGCTATTAAGAACAATACCCGAACAGGCCCTATTGTCGCCTGTCTTGATACTTCAGGCAGCATGAATGGCATACCAATTGCCAAAGCCAAAGCTCTACTGCTTGCTATCAATAACATTCTTGAGAAGGAAAAGCGTGCACTGCACGTCATTCTATTTGGCGCTGCCGGAGAATTGTCTGAGTGGCAAGTGACCACCGCAACAGACATTCCATCGCTGATGCATTTCCTGCAAAAAGGTTATGGCGGAGGCACCGACTTTGAGCCCCCTCTGACTCGTGCATGTGAAGTCATTGAAACCTGCTCAGATTACAATAAGGCAGATATCTTGATGATTACCGATGGCGAATGCGATTTAACAGAGGCTTTTCAGAGCAAACTTGAAGCCAAAAAAGAGCTGTTAGATTTCAGTATTTACACGGTTTTGTGTGCCGGTCATCGACAAGCCGATGACTTTAGTGATGAAGTGCTTTCAATTTGATGCATTGCGGATGAATTCAAACCAACAGCATTAAGTGACTTATCACTGACAACATAAATTCTATCTAATAAGCCCACTCTCTCAGATGCTAATTTCAATGAGTAAGAACGGCTGGGAAGAACCCAGCCGTTCTTAAGGGTTTGAACACCCTCTGTTATTGAAATTTCAGTTTCTGAGTATCGGATGTTGAGCAATTCGCTTGGATCACATTGGTTCCACCAGCAGTATCGCTCCCTTCGGTATCGACACACAGGCCACTATGCTTGTTCACTAATCGAAAATAACCATCACCCACGTCATCCAAGGTAAACAATTTGTTCTCGCCTAGGCTACAGTTCCATTGCTGTATGTTTCCACCCTCAGCTTTAGACCAAGCTCTCACCTCCATACATTTGCCTGAGTTCTGGTTTTTGATCTGATAAAAGCCGTCGTCTTGAGCAATCATCTGCCAATGCTTGGTTGGCATATCCGAACAAGCCCACTGCTGAATATTATCGCCATTGTCCAGTTTGCTTTTAGCCACTTCCAAACATTGATTGTGTTTAAACACAAGCTGAGTAAACCCAGACGGAGGCGTAATTCCAGCAACACTATCGTCCAACGAGAATTGCTCCCAAGAACCAATTCGGCTTGCCGCAGCATATAGTGGACGCGCCGGGCCAGAATGCGCTTCAGCTTTGACGTAAAGTCCCATGGATTTAGACCATAGAGCGAAGTTTGATGCGTCTACATCAACCCACACAAATTTAGCCTCGTCGGTGATCTCTTGGGTATCAGTATCTCCGCGCACTAGATCCGGTTGTGTGTATACATAACCATAACGATTAGGGTCGGCCTTCACGTAATAACCATTTGCAGCTCTCAGCGCAATATAACCATTGCCTGCATCAACCACTTCAAAGCCTTGTGATGCGGCCGCTTCGTTTGCTGTGAGCGGACTCAAACTTACGGGAAGTGACTCATCAGCTTGAACAAA encodes the following:
- a CDS encoding HEPN domain-containing protein, with product MQFIELKHKQRKLRSGFNENLSLRVHRALSWFDKAEQSSDDSDAQFIFLWIAFNAAYANDIAPHHKSSELNTTSQFIARLCELDSAGRLNQLVWSQFTGPIRVLLDNPYVFQPFWDHQNGQPASRHWEEVFCAAKAAANAAMGRQDTAQIIGIVLARLYTLRNQLMHGGATWNSSVNRHQIRDCVCILNELVPLVIDIMMDHGDQIWGDPYYPVIKD
- a CDS encoding AAA family ATPase, encoding MKETIQALLTQLNHGLVGREETLRATLLTLLAGENIVLIGPPGTGKSLIARKIAQSLGQADTEAGYFEYLLTKFSTPEEIFGPLSISDLKENRFKRNTQGYLPSVRVAFLDEVFKASSSILNALLTILNERIFHNGAVAEQVPLRGLIAASNELPTDQEELSALYDRFLVRSFVDYIHQDQLGELLNLSAQNNSITAFDLQTLQQIHTLAEQVTMPSGVQQALLNIWAAHAEAFKEDRSEQLSDRRFTKIAHLLRVSAATNGRPKVDLSDLLLLKDCLWNRHENAATVKELVLTELRAFSWPVELDEAESEVIPQEQNCISELHAKIKGLRGIGTHEDPFLIANHNDLGIMHRSDVGQGGHHFRQTEHIDLSDHSHWTDIAFKGHYDGGGFSITYKKEDNLWRELFSIVDQGSTVTDLVLCDLRLANKLVQGRIERCTTDIAPLVCSATASVIQNCCINMTQAWFQFANGWAGHSYFSPNSYERIVAGVCLELNKQSQVLNCFVAGQVKPQSNSSFVGIAASSNASGIHRCAVGVMEVHSMRNRICSSDSQEFNRQPKSSQDSNPELKHNTLNVSIDSNSGTDDPNGPDGKTIAAAQFNQSYLEYTLEWDFDTIWQWNEDTDQPVLRSPQSTFAGGISSGEHIDLLSQQVRNNIWL
- a CDS encoding VWA domain-containing protein, producing the protein MFGLIAPALGPLAAAAYAALPVGFKALKYFVDDTFRDKVVPVPGSVVYCDLWVAVEHSGIYVDDGQMSNIVVEGFADGAVRLCNAASFTSKSTMGRKIYVSCDDDGAVGHPTVAEASHACVGERSFYGLVFNNCHEFSEKCVRTIADTQVNTSLLERIMPLPSDESWEPTLKSLKNSAKQKLGANKWRLWDWQQEQSEPITPEPDWQAHTQAYEQLPLNEQSIEFIRSELADLQAYQQEICDEAIPNEIHQKLHALDHLLTDISKVYHELSGVISLLPSANFTYAQLKPCQSDLRSLAEHLQSNDAIQSLVKKMGRFYISEGKKRHSRVPKASKNEVHGTHLSDDLMRMLPSELVHLEDETLETLFYSRLIEKNLLTYQLAGSDINTTDEAIKNNTRTGPIVACLDTSGSMNGIPIAKAKALLLAINNILEKEKRALHVILFGAAGELSEWQVTTATDIPSLMHFLQKGYGGGTDFEPPLTRACEVIETCSDYNKADILMITDGECDLTEAFQSKLEAKKELLDFSIYTVLCAGHRQADDFSDEVLSI